Proteins from one Esox lucius isolate fEsoLuc1 chromosome 19, fEsoLuc1.pri, whole genome shotgun sequence genomic window:
- the si:ch73-386h18.1 gene encoding zinc finger homeobox protein 3, with the protein MDRGEGGRGRDGDREGGEERERDTSPKPLTHPLLNLEVIPWEGLSSHTSAPAPAKEPPILTQTEQGRVEGTAGREMTPGWERGGDSSGEKLEEEDEKLKEKMEKDRLLLEDDREANVVRRKPATALSSKHGGEEDNERDETEEEERDEATSNQSQTKSKCSVLPRQSRHSSASSRVITISTLNSNTHIAPSSSPKRSTSPKHSTSPISPITSPKLFTCPSLQNSPKLSYSPSNSPKRSTSFSASPSQSEAEMRDTGKEQGSSLGVPLSFKLQPSTLSESDARAGTAYPSLIANGDAAKVPKPNKNPLERKGDEEIEKGEEEGHGARERGEDENVEAVSKYLHTSPSSPSSPSSPTSLNSHMALLHSRNSCKTLKCPKCNWHYKSQQTLQTHLREKHPESGTLCVCGGSGEKCMCGESRDVCVYCSTGQAHPRLSRGESYVCGYKPYRCGACDYATSSKGNLSIHMQSDKHLSNVQAAGHAHPAQSTRTHSAIPQPPAPAAPAHPSQPHPSQPHPQGKRWRCEVCDYETSIARNLRIHTTSEKHTQNVLRLKHTHSVLQLQRSFYLAHCRSLPTQPPARRSPGGERSTDMDLLAAEDPVAPESTLTPSPSPPPSSSPSPSPSPSPPPSISKSLSSPLSPGIFQCLVCSAFSSDTLECLGSHLSTARTLPQSEWRSLVAGGCYCRLCGYSTPLRANFTLHCQTDRHRARYQLAAHLWERGETGEAVDWEKVGKLVATGNPVQLRCNVCEFQTTSLEKMKIHSISSQHQASLTVYRFLQQYDSAVDADSWSFHCLLCNYSSRSKLHLLRHTHSLGHQKKEELHKLPLLRGRSLEEGVELAAIFTIRKFSSPETDGSSEEEWERRDCLSPAKRSFSGLEETQCSLSPKCPRPDHVASQQRTTAKCPLCQASLEHRHLRCHLTVTHSVAQDCVDKLMSVVSVELLESLEEKAQRMESPSNDSNDSNDSNLNGSYTKELLSKENQTNNSYRNSDEVIPAKDAPTQLTPPCEDKQPAEDNPSHPIESPSSPPSPAPLPLSTSHLPSPALSSSLTNDAVPFSDRHGYKFRCGKCSLAFQTQEKLQLHWQYHAMRAATECHLCSRRCRSQEALQRHLINTHLQDLQDSHLDQSGAHVQQPTILEGDEDDGEGMSEEELDMKEEVEGEEDDLEEEERPSQEVDDSGQDEGQPFIKGSNQTVERFLDPARPYKCSVCCESFTQKTILLVHQNSVSHLHRVRRALQDSSPVPSETLQGMDPKPSRCSPAPDPRPYRCRMCGVAYSQSSTLDIHLRSVLHQTRARAARTQQPLKPHSQQTLVPASTSTKVPYAQVPALVQAHIPASSPLHEGGEVSTSRPGPPSGSPSLCTSLGEAPLNVMVSGQAEGHHAKRRRVDDLTVSRGQHDLTLLQQQLAQAQLLQQQQQLTQAQIQQHTALLQPQIFSPTLLPHLPLLKQHLPKTPENLQQGNLLPHLSFSPDSLFSLQQQMLLSFYLSGGLQLNPNTTINQTTSDLAPQTTSDLAPQTTSDLAPQTTSDLAPQTTSDLAPQTTSAPSSQTTLGLAPQKRGHELPSTNPETTSVYVPARTPECETLVETADSNCTLEQTEKEYNPSSPLEGAGERDGEMHDREKRERAEKALRVLLERYGWELALQSTQSRQRQQHRPVEGSPEKKDEKPCGECGKLFSDSLILKSHQEFVHCQMIPPVELERFSRKYRLQYDRLYPLTPFTPGGPSAAPLTPASSPEPAHLPPAPASDSNLDPALSIPQAPPFSTLAPVPTKELAPTQELAPTQELAPTQELAPTLDPAQTTAATLTFKDLASAVPTPATVPAILSPAQDPVIPLHTALPSPSPPPHLQQQQQEISTTTTSPCPNYLAVTPQLKLSISPLPLPQLPLPPLANLPLPHIPFAMDPPLLPFGLMQPMALQSVLQYHSLLSPGHPQSLSYHATTHTTHNPPLAPYCNTHSAPSPALPSMKRRSEEGPNTGSLGDLASERYDGADREVERDEQRRDRRQRTTISAEQLEVLYQRYSLNSNPTRSVLEGITRDTGLKKRVVQVWFQNTRARQRKGQLQTMGRGDLGMVENNRRCPFCRALFKAQSALVAHVRARHWSQSDRAAHGLSPHIGSADDLGFSNNHGSSLSPLTTMVPSLSLHPSLSPVFHPSPSPFHPPTSPGVGPAKKNEAFGKNELTFDLNQPDIEEEEEDEEALSTKISPSPERAQDGNRSDLLSLGYSYGMASFNVQDTGLSDSVDKNGPRQQQQQRQRTQMTPQQIAQLRACYRDHPTPSPQQCEGLGQQLGLPRRVVQVWYQNARAKEKRARSLRVDPTTG; encoded by the exons ATGGAcagaggtgagggagggagaggaagggatggagacagagagggaggagaggagagagaacgtGACACCAGCCCCAAGCCATTAACCCATCCTCTCCTGAACCTGGAAGTGATTCCCTGGGAGGGGTTGTCCTCTCATACCTCAGCCCCGGCCCCTGCCAAAGAGCCCCCCATCCTGACCCAGACAGAGCAAGGGCGTGTAGAGGGGACCGCAGGCAGAGAGATGACCCCAGGATGGGAGAGGGGTGGAGACTCTAGTGGAGAGAAACTCGAGGAAGAGGATGAGAAACTGAAGGAGAAGATGGAGAAAGATAGGTTGTTACtagaggatgacagagaggCAAACGTGGTGAGAAGGAAACCTGCAACAGCCCTTAGCAGCAAACAcggaggagaggaagacaatgagagggatgagacagaggaggaggagagggatgaggcCACCTCAAACCAAAGCCAAACCAAATCTAAATGTAGTGTATTACCTCGACAGAGCCGGCACAGCTCTGCTTCCAGCCGTGTTATAACCATTTCTACACtgaacagcaacacacacatcGCTCCTTCCTCTTCTCCAAAGCGCTCTACCTCTCCAAAGCACTCTACCTCTCCTATCTCTCCTATTACTTCTCCAAAGCTCTTCACTTGTCCATCTCTCCAAAACTCTCCAAAGCTTTCCTATTCTCCTTCAAATTCTCCAAAGCGCTCTACCTCTTTTTCTGCCTCACCTTCTCAGagcgaggcagagatgagagacacagggaaagaGCAGGGCAGTAGTCTGGGTGTTCCTCTGAGCTTTAAACTGCAGCCGTCTACCCTGTCTGAGAGTGATGCCAGGGCAGGCACCGCTTACCCTTCCCTTATAGCCAATGGAGATGCCGCCAAAGttccaaaaccaaacaaaaacccactagagagaaagggagatgaGGAAATTGAAaaaggagaagaagagggacatggagcgagagaaagaggggaagatGAGAATGTAGAGGCAGTTTCAAAATACCTCcacacctctccctcctctccttcctcacccTCGTCTCCCACCTCACTGAACAGTCACATGGCCTTGTTGCACTCCCGGAACTCCTGCAAGACGCTAAAATGTCCCAAATGTAACTGGCACTACAAGTCCCAGCAGACACTGCAAACCCACCTCCGAGAGAAGCACCCTGAGTCCgggaccttgtgtgtgtgcgggggctCCGGGGAGAAGTGCATGTGTGGGGAATCAagggacgtgtgtgtgtactgtagcaCCGGCCAGGCTCACCCTCGTTTGTCCCGGGGCGAGAGCTATGTCTGTGGCTACAAGCCCTACCGCTGTGGCGCGTGTGACTACGCCACTTCCTCTAAGGGGAACCTCAGCATACACATGCAGTCAGACAAACACCTGAGCAACGTGCAGGCGGCAGGGCACGCCCATCCCGCACAGAGCACGCGCACGCATTCCGCCATCCCCCAGCCGCCCGCCCCCGCCGCCCCCGCTCACCCCAGCCAACCCCACCCCAGCCAACCCCACCCCCAGGGGAAGAGGTGGCGCTGCGAGGTGTGCGACTATGAGACTTCCATTGCCCGGAACCTGCGCATACACACCACCAGCGAGAAACACACGCAGAACGTGCTGCGCCTGAAGCACACCCACAGCGTTCTGCAGTTGCAGAGGAGCTTCTACCTGGCTCACTGCAGGAGTCTCCCGACTCAGCCGCCGGCACGGCGCAGCCCAG GTGGGGAGCGGTCTACGGACATGGATCTGCTTGCAGCAGAGGATCCAGTCGCCCCTGAGTCAACGCtgaccccctccccctctccgcctccctcctcctcgccatccccttctccctccccctcgccccctccctccatctctaagTCTTTGTCTTCTCCGCTTTCCCCTGGTATTTTCCAGTGCTTGGTGTGTTCCGCTTTCTCGTCTGACACTCTGGAGTGTTTGGGATCTCACCTAAGCACCGCCCGCACCCTGCCCCAGTCTGAGTGGCGCTCTCTGGTGGCTGGAGGCTGCTACTGCAGGCTGTGTGGCTACAGCACCCCTCTCAGGGCTAACTTCACCCTGcactgccagacagacagacatagggCCCGCTACCAGCTGGCTGCCCACCTCTGGGAGAGAGGCGAGACGGGGGAGGCTGTGGACTGGGAGAAGGTTGGGAAATTGGTTGCTACAGGAAACCCTGTCCAGCTGAGATGCAACGTGTGTGAATTCCAAACCACCAGTCTGGAGAAAATGAAAATCCATAGCATCAGTTCCCAGCACCAGGCCAGCCTAACAGTCTACAGG TTTTTACAGCAGTATGACAGCGCAGTGGATGCAGACTCCTGGTCGTTTCACTGTCTCTTGTGTAACTACTCCTCTCGCTCTAAACTCCATCTACTGAGACACACCCATTCCCTGGGTCATCAGAAGAAGGAGGAACTTCACAAATTGCCATTGTTGAGGGGGAGGAGCCTGGAGGAAGGGGTGGAGCTCGCAGCTATATTCACCATTCGAAAGTTTTCCAGCCCTGAAACAG ATGGAAGCagtgaggaggagtgggagagaagAGATTGCCTATCCCCAGCCAAGCGATCATTCTCTGGGTTGGAGGAGACCCAGTGCTCCCTTTCTCCGAAATGCCCTAGACCGGACCACGTCGCCAGTCAACAACGGACGACTGCCAAGTGTCCACTGTGCCAGGCCTCACTGGAACACAGACACCTGAGATGTCAcctcacagtcacacacagcgTGGCCCAGGACTGTGTGGACAAGCTCATGAGCgtg GTGTCAGTGGAGCTGCTGGAGAGTCTAGAGGAAAAGGCACAACGGATGGAGTCCCCCTCAAACGACTCAAACGATTCAAATGATTCCAACTTAAACGGCTCTTACACCAAAGAGCTCCTCTCAAAGGAGAATCAAACAAACAACTCCTATAGAAATAGTGATGAAGTAATACCAGCCAAAGATGCCCCTACTCAACTCACCCCTCCCTGTGAGGACAAGCAGCCAGCAGAGGATAACCCCTCTCACCCCATAGAGTCCCCCAGCTCTCCCCCATCCCccgctcctctccctctctccaccagcCATCTCCCCTCACCAGCCTTATCTTCCTCCCTTACTAACGATGCTGTGCCCTTCTCTGATCGTCATGGTTACAAGTTCCGCTGCGGTAAGTGCAGTCTGGCTTTCCAGACGCAGGAAAAGCTGCAGCTGCACTGGCAGTACCACGCCATGAGGGCGGCGACGGAGTGCCATCTCTGTTCTCGCCGCTGCCGCAGCCAAGAGGCCCTTCAGAGACACCTCATCAACACACACCTGCAAGATCTACAGGATTCCCATCTAGACCAGAGTGGAGCACATGTCCAACAACCAACCATCCTCGAAGGGGATGAAGACGATGGAGAAGGCATGAGTGAAGAAGAGCTGGATATGAAAGAGGAAGTTGAGGGCGAAGAAGATGAtctggaagaggaggagaggcccAGTCAAGAGGTTGATGATAGTGGTCAGGATGAAGGGCAGCCCTTCATTAAGGGCTCCAACCAAACAGTGGAACGCTTCCTGGACCCGGCTCGGCCCTACAAGTGTTCTGTCTGCTGTGAGTCCTTTACCCAGAAAACCATCCTGCTGGTCCATCAGAACTCTGTGTCCCACCTCCACCGAGTCAGACGGGCTCTGCAGGACTCCAGCCCTGTTCCTTCTGAGACCCTCCAGGGCATGGACCCCAAACCGTCCCGCTGCAGCCCAGCCCCTGACCCCAGGCCCTACCGCTGCAGAATGTGTGGGGTGGCCTACAGCCAGAGTTCCACCCTGGATATCCACCTCCGTTCCGTGCTCCACCAGACACGTGCCCGTGCGGCTCGGACACAGCAACCACTGAAGCCCCACAGCCAGCAAACTCTTGTGCCAGCCTCAACCTCGACAAAGGTTCCGTATGCCCAAGTCCCAGCTCTGGTCCAAGCCCATATCCCGGCCTCCAGCCCTTTACATGAAGGAGGGGAGGTGTCCACCAGCAGGCCAGGTCCTCCCTCAGGCTCCCCAAGCCTCTGTACTTCCCTGGGTGAAGCCCCGCTGAATGTCATGGTCTCTGGGCAGGCTGAGGGCCATCATGCTAAGAGGAGGAGAGTAGATGACCTGACAGTATCTAGGGGACAGCATGACCTCACATTACTCCAACAGCAGCTAGCTCAAGCCCAGTTATTACAGCAACAGCAGCAATTAACCCAGGCCCAGATACAGCAACACACAGCCCTCCTCCAGCCCCAGATCTTTAGTCCAACACTGCTGCCCCATCTCCCCTTGCTGAAGCAACATCTCCCTAAAACACCAGAGAACCTCCAACAGGGGAACCTCCTGCCTCACCTCTCGTTCTCCCCAGACAGCCTATTCTCTCTGCAGCAGCAGATGCTACTGTCTTTCTACCTCTCTGGAGGCTTGCAGCTCAACCCCAACACAACCATTAATCAGACCACCTCAGATCTAGCTCCTCAGACCACCTCAGATCTAGCTCCTCAGACCACCTCAGATCTGGCTCCTCAGACCACCTCAGATCTGGCTCCTCAGACCACCTCAGATCTGGCTCCTCAGACCACCTCAGCCCCGTCCTCTCAGACCACCTTAGGTCTGGCCCCTCAGAAGAGGGGTCATGAACTTCCCTCTACAAATCCAGAGACAACTAGTGTCTATGTTCCAGCTCGCACCCCAGAATGTGAGACCCTGGTTGAGACAGCGGACAGTAACTGCACTCTTGAGCAAACAGAGAAAGAGTACAACCCATCTTCCCCTCTGGAGGGAgcaggagaaagagatggagaaatgCATGACCGTGAAAAGAGGGAAAGAGCAGAGAAGGCCCTCAGAGTTCTTCTGGAGAGATACGGCTGGGAGCTGGCCCTGCAGTCCACTcagagcagacagagacagcagCACCGGCCGGTGGAGGGAAGCCCAGAGAAGAAGGACGAGAAGCCGTGTGGAGAATGTGGCAAACTGTTCTCTGACTCACTGATTCTGAAGAGCCACCAGGAGTTTGTTCACTGCCAAATGATCCCGCCTGTTGAGTTGGAGAGATTCTCCAGAAAGTACAGGCTGCAGTATGACCGCCTTTACCCCCTCACACCTTTCACACCAGGGGGCCCTTCTGCGGCACCCCTGACACCAGCTTCATCACCTGAACCTGCACACCTGCCCCCTGCACCGGCCTCAGATTCCAACCTGGATCCAGCCCTATCCATACCCCAAGCACCACCCTTCTCCACCCTTGCTCCAGTCCCAACAAAAGAGCTAGCCCCAACACAAGAGCTAGCCCCAACACAAGAGCTAGCCCCAACACAAGAGCTTGCCCCAACACTAGACCCAGCTCAAACCACAGCTGCAACCTTAACATTCAAAGACCTAGCCTCAGCTGTACCAACACCTGCGACTGTGCCTGCAATCCTGTCCCCAGCCCAAGACCCAGTCATTCCCCTCCACACAGCTCTaccatccccctctcctcctccacatctacagcagcagcagcaggaaattagcacaacaacaaccagcCCTTGCCCAAATTATCTAGCTGTCACACCCCAGCTCAAACTCTCCATATCTCCTCTTCCCCTACCCCAACTCCCCCTGCCCCCTTTAGCCAATCTCCCCCTGCCCCATATTCCCTTCGCCATggaccctcctctcctcccctttggTCTGATGCAGCCCATGGCCCTCCAGTCTGTACTTCAGTACCACTCCCTGTTATCACCCGGTCATCCGCAATCCCTGTCTTACCACGCTACCACACACACTACCCATAACCCACCTCTAGCACCGTACTGTAACACACACTCTGCTCCAAGCCCAGCCCTGCCCTCTATGAAGCGTAGGTCAGAGGAAGGGCCAAATACAGGGTCTCTAGGTGACTTGGCCAGTGAGAGATATGATGGGGCTGATAGAGAGGTAGAAAGGGATGAGCAGAGGCGGGATAGGCGACAGAGGACCACTATCAGTGCCGAGCAGCTAGAGGTTCTGTACCAGCGCTACAGTCTGAACTCCAACCCGACCCGCTCTGTGCTAGagggcatcaccagggacaCAGGCTTGAAAAAACGTGTGGTTCAG GTGTGGTTCCAGAACACCAGGGCTCGTCAGAGGAAGGGCCAACTCCAGACCATGGGAAGAGGAGATCTGGGCATGGTTGAGAACAACAGACGCTGTCCGTTCTGCAGGGCTCTCTTCAAAGCTCAGAGTGCCCTGGTTGCCCATGTGAGGGCCCGCCATTGGTCCCAGTCGGACAGAGCTGCTCATGGCCTGTCTCCTCACATAGGTTCTGCTGACGACTTGGGCTTCTCCAACAATCATGGTTCATCACTTTCCCCTCTCACAACCAtggttccctctctctccctccatccttctctttctccggTCTTTCATCCGTCCCCAAGCCCCTTTCATCCCCCCACAAGCCCTGGCGTCGGCCCTGCTAAAAAAAACGAAGCCTTTGGGAAGAATGAATTGACCTTTGACCTGAACCAACCCGACatagaagaagaggaagaggatgaggaagcTCTGTCTACAAAGATATCGCCTTCACCTGAGCGGGCTCAAGATGGTAACCGTAGCGATCTGTTGTCTTTGGGGTACAGTTATGGGATGGCGAGCTTCAATGTTCAAGACACCGGTCTGTCTGATAGTGTGGATAAGAATGGACCAaggcagcagcagcaacagcggCAGCGCACCCAGATGACCCCCCAGCAGATCGCCCAGCTGAGAGCCTGCTACAGGGATCACCCCACCCCCAGCCCACAGCAGTGTGAGGGTCTCGGGCAGCAGCTGGGCCTGCCACGCAGGGTGGTGCAGGTGTGGTATCAGAATGCCCGAGCCAAGGAGAAGAGGGCTAGGAGCCTCCGGGTGGATCCGACCACAGGGTAG